One genomic region from Oceanicoccus sp. KOV_DT_Chl encodes:
- a CDS encoding 2-oxoglutarate dehydrogenase E1 component codes for MQESSMEVLWGSSHISGGNAAYVEELYETYLLNPNDVPEEWRTYFEKLPQVNGNVRQDIPHSTVRDQFAQLAKARIKHQSLGGDSSVTEHERKQVSVIQLCSAYRQRGHQQADLDPLDLHVRPPVPDLDLHYHQLSAADLDTHFQTGSLFIGKDQASLSEIVESLNQTYCGSVGAEFMHIVATEERQWIQQRMESVRSKPNYGKDVRIHLLERLTAAEGLGKLLGSKYPGVKRFGLEGGESLIPMMDELIQRTGSYKAKEIVISMAHRGRLNVLINVLGKNPSELFDEFEGRAAYTGSADVKYHQGFSSTVSTPGGEVHLALAFNPSHLEIGAPVVEGSVRARQDRREDPVGKKVVPIILHGDAAFAGQGVVMETFQMSQTRAYKTGGTIHVVINNQVGFTTSKREDSRSTEYCTDIAKMVQAPIFHVNGDDPEAVLFVSQLAVDYRQEFNKDVVIDLVCYRRRGHNEADEPSGTQPLMYEQIKVQRTTRDLYADHLIAGGVVTQEFDSELIDNYRKAVESGAHVAKCLVHEPNEKLFVDWAPYLGHDNSCTVDTRIDLKKLQEIATNINTIPEGFPIQRQVSKIYEDRNKMTAGATPINWGYAETLAYATILDAGNPVRLTGQDVGRGTFSHRHAVLHNQKDASIYVPLQHIAEGQPRFTIHDSLLSEEAVLAFEYGYATTMPNVLVIWEAQFGDFANGAQVVIDQFIASGEHKWQRLCGLTMLLPHGYEGQGPEHSSARLERYLQLCAEHNIQVCVPTTPAQVFHMLRRQALRPLRKPLIVMSPKSLLRHKDAVSTLEDLADGQFYNVLPESDELPAEQITRVVMCSGKVYYDLREVRREREMNHVAIIRLEQLYPFPEQELQAVLAPYANLTEIVWCQEEPMNQGAWYSSQHHMRRVINVHNSSLYLEYAGRDASASPAAGYMALHVAQQEKVIADALGFSVQ; via the coding sequence ATGCAAGAAAGCTCAATGGAAGTGTTATGGGGTAGCTCCCATATTTCCGGTGGCAATGCCGCCTATGTAGAAGAGCTCTACGAAACCTATTTGCTCAATCCTAATGATGTGCCAGAAGAGTGGCGCACCTACTTCGAAAAACTACCTCAGGTCAATGGTAATGTCCGTCAGGATATTCCGCATTCTACTGTGCGTGATCAATTCGCCCAGCTCGCTAAAGCGCGTATCAAACACCAGTCACTCGGCGGCGACAGCAGTGTTACTGAACATGAGCGTAAACAGGTTAGCGTTATTCAATTGTGTAGTGCTTATCGGCAGCGCGGTCACCAACAAGCCGACCTTGATCCATTGGATTTGCATGTTCGTCCGCCAGTTCCGGATTTGGATTTGCATTACCATCAGCTGTCTGCGGCTGATCTGGACACCCATTTTCAGACGGGTAGTTTATTCATTGGTAAAGATCAGGCCAGCTTAAGTGAAATTGTCGAATCGCTCAATCAAACTTACTGTGGCTCGGTAGGCGCAGAGTTTATGCACATTGTCGCAACCGAAGAGCGGCAGTGGATTCAGCAGCGCATGGAGAGTGTTCGCTCCAAACCAAACTATGGCAAAGATGTTCGGATCCATTTGCTTGAGCGTCTTACTGCGGCAGAAGGCTTAGGTAAATTGTTAGGCTCAAAGTACCCAGGCGTGAAGCGCTTTGGTTTGGAAGGTGGCGAAAGTCTGATTCCAATGATGGATGAGTTAATTCAGCGCACCGGTTCCTATAAGGCTAAAGAAATTGTTATTAGCATGGCGCACCGCGGCCGACTCAATGTGTTGATCAATGTGTTGGGTAAAAACCCTTCTGAATTATTTGATGAGTTTGAAGGTCGAGCGGCCTATACCGGTTCGGCGGATGTGAAATACCACCAAGGATTTTCATCAACAGTTTCCACTCCGGGCGGTGAAGTGCATTTGGCATTGGCATTTAACCCGTCGCATTTGGAGATCGGCGCGCCAGTAGTTGAGGGCTCGGTGCGGGCCAGGCAAGATCGTCGCGAAGATCCTGTTGGCAAAAAAGTAGTGCCAATTATTTTGCACGGTGATGCTGCTTTTGCTGGCCAAGGTGTGGTCATGGAAACTTTCCAAATGTCACAAACTCGTGCCTACAAAACCGGTGGCACTATTCATGTGGTGATCAATAATCAGGTGGGCTTCACTACCAGTAAACGAGAAGATTCCCGTTCTACTGAATACTGTACTGATATTGCAAAAATGGTACAGGCACCGATCTTTCATGTGAATGGAGATGATCCTGAAGCGGTATTGTTTGTCAGTCAGTTGGCGGTGGATTATCGTCAGGAATTCAATAAAGACGTGGTTATCGATCTGGTTTGCTACCGCCGTCGTGGTCACAATGAAGCGGATGAGCCATCCGGTACACAGCCGTTAATGTATGAACAAATTAAAGTGCAGCGTACCACTCGCGATCTTTACGCCGACCATTTGATTGCCGGTGGTGTGGTAACGCAAGAGTTTGATAGTGAGTTGATCGATAATTATCGCAAGGCAGTAGAAAGCGGCGCTCATGTTGCCAAGTGTTTAGTCCATGAGCCGAATGAAAAACTGTTTGTGGATTGGGCACCGTATCTTGGTCATGACAATAGTTGTACCGTTGATACCCGCATTGATTTAAAGAAATTACAGGAAATCGCCACCAATATTAATACCATTCCTGAAGGGTTTCCTATTCAGCGTCAGGTTTCCAAAATTTACGAAGACCGCAATAAAATGACCGCCGGTGCAACACCGATCAACTGGGGTTACGCTGAAACATTAGCGTACGCCACGATACTTGATGCGGGCAACCCGGTCCGCTTAACAGGGCAGGATGTGGGTCGTGGTACGTTCTCGCACCGGCACGCCGTATTGCACAACCAAAAAGATGCAAGCATCTATGTGCCGCTGCAACATATTGCTGAAGGTCAGCCCAGATTTACTATTCACGACTCGTTGCTGTCAGAAGAAGCCGTGTTGGCTTTTGAATATGGTTACGCAACCACTATGCCGAATGTGTTAGTGATTTGGGAGGCGCAGTTTGGTGATTTTGCTAATGGTGCACAAGTGGTTATCGATCAGTTTATTGCCAGCGGTGAGCATAAGTGGCAGCGTTTATGTGGTTTAACTATGTTGTTGCCGCATGGATATGAAGGGCAGGGTCCAGAGCACTCGTCGGCGCGGTTAGAGCGTTATTTACAATTGTGTGCTGAGCATAATATTCAGGTTTGCGTGCCAACAACGCCGGCCCAGGTGTTTCATATGTTGCGGCGTCAAGCGTTACGGCCATTGCGCAAACCATTAATCGTGATGTCACCAAAAAGTTTGTTGCGTCATAAAGATGCTGTTTCCACATTGGAGGATCTGGCTGATGGTCAATTCTATAATGTGTTGCCTGAATCAGATGAGTTACCTGCAGAGCAAATAACCCGAGTCGTCATGTGCAGCGGTAAAGTTTATTACGATTTACGCGAAGTACGTCGTGAACGGGAAATGAATCATGTGGCAATTATTCGACTGGAGCAGCTGTACCCATTTCCAGAACAAGAGTTGCAAGCCGTGTTAGCGCCTTATGCGAATTTAACCGAGATTGTCTGGTGTCAGGAAGAGCCGATGAATCAGGGCGCTTGGTACTCCAGTCAGCACCATATGCGTCGAGTCATTAATGTCCATAATTCCAGTTTATATTTGGAGTATGCGGGCCGCGATGCATCAGCTTCGCCGGCAGCGGGTTATATGGCATTGCATGTCGCCCAACAGGAAAAAGTCATTGCCGATGCCCTAGGCTTTAGCGTCCAATAA
- a CDS encoding succinate dehydrogenase iron-sulfur subunit, translating to MLKVSIYRYNPETDAEPYMQDVEVDTGGKDLMVLDVLELIKAQDTTVVYRRSCREGVCGSDGMNINGKNGLACIMPLSEAMKGGNQLVLRPLPGLPVIRDLVVDMSLFYKQYEKVKPYLINDTPAPAIERLQSPAEREKLDGLYECILCACCSTACPSFWWNPDRFIGPSGLLQAYRFLADSRDTATEQRLAELDDPFSVFRCHGIQNCVSVCPKGLNPTKAIGHIRNMLLSTAT from the coding sequence ATGTTGAAAGTAAGTATTTATCGTTATAACCCGGAAACCGATGCCGAGCCTTACATGCAAGACGTCGAGGTTGATACCGGTGGTAAGGATCTGATGGTATTGGATGTGCTGGAGCTGATTAAGGCTCAGGATACCACTGTAGTTTACCGTCGTTCTTGTCGCGAAGGTGTTTGTGGCTCAGATGGCATGAACATCAACGGCAAAAATGGTTTGGCTTGTATTATGCCGCTATCTGAAGCGATGAAGGGCGGTAATCAACTGGTACTGCGCCCATTGCCCGGCTTGCCAGTGATCCGCGACCTGGTTGTTGATATGAGCTTGTTCTACAAGCAATATGAAAAGGTTAAGCCTTATCTGATCAATGATACTCCAGCACCCGCCATTGAGCGGTTACAGTCTCCAGCAGAGCGCGAAAAGCTGGATGGTCTTTACGAGTGTATTCTCTGCGCCTGTTGCTCTACTGCTTGCCCGTCGTTCTGGTGGAATCCCGATCGGTTTATTGGTCCCTCTGGTTTATTGCAGGCTTACCGCTTTTTGGCGGACAGTCGTGATACAGCCACTGAGCAGCGCTTAGCCGAACTGGATGACCCCTTTAGTGTCTTTCGCTGTCATGGCATTCAAAACTGCGTGAGTGTATGCCCTAAGGGCTTGAACCCTACCAAGGCAATCGGGCATATTCGCAATATGCTATTAAGCACTGCCACGTAG
- the sdhA gene encoding succinate dehydrogenase flavoprotein subunit, producing MTIRTISFDGVIVGGGGAGMRAALQLSQSGYKTAVISKVFPTRSHTVSAQGGITCAIASDDPNDDWRWHMYDTVKGSDYIGDQDAIEYMCNVGPEAVFELDHMGLPFSRTEEGRIYQRPFGGQSKNFGEGGQAARTCAAADRTGHALLHTLYQGNLKNETVFFNEWYATDLVKNEDGDVTGVIAICIETGEVVHIKSKATVLATGGAGRIYASTTNAHINTGDGIGMALRAGVPVQDIEMWQFHPTGIAGAGVLVTEGCRGEGGYLVNKDGERFMERYAPNAKDLAGRDVVARSMTLEIIEGRGCGPNGDHVYLKLDHLGEEVLESRLPGICELSRTFAHADPVKEPVPVVPTCHYMMGGIPTNINGQALTVDAEGNDKVINGLYACGEVACVSVHGANRLGGNSLLDLVVFGRASGLHIEKSLRAGIEMKDATDAEIEAAASRLTALNNTTGGESVAALRAELQNIMQNHFGVFRRGDFMQEGIKKLAELRPRIENAYLEDKSNAYNTARIEALELHNLFEVAEATAIAAEERKESRGAHAREDFEDRDDENWLCHSIYFPVDKSVGKRAVNFKPKTVDTFQPKVRTY from the coding sequence ATGACTATTAGAACTATTTCTTTTGACGGTGTAATCGTCGGCGGTGGCGGTGCAGGTATGCGCGCGGCATTGCAATTGTCCCAGTCGGGTTATAAAACAGCAGTTATCTCGAAAGTATTCCCAACACGTTCTCATACGGTATCTGCGCAAGGTGGTATTACTTGTGCAATCGCTAGTGATGACCCCAATGACGATTGGCGTTGGCATATGTATGACACGGTGAAAGGTTCTGATTATATCGGTGACCAGGATGCGATTGAGTATATGTGTAATGTCGGTCCTGAAGCGGTGTTTGAATTGGATCACATGGGTCTGCCGTTTTCACGTACTGAAGAGGGTCGTATTTATCAGCGCCCCTTTGGTGGCCAGTCGAAAAATTTTGGTGAGGGCGGTCAAGCGGCCCGTACTTGTGCAGCAGCAGACCGTACTGGCCATGCCTTATTGCACACCCTGTATCAGGGCAATTTGAAGAACGAAACGGTTTTCTTTAACGAGTGGTATGCAACAGACCTGGTTAAAAACGAGGACGGTGATGTCACTGGTGTTATTGCTATTTGTATTGAGACCGGTGAAGTCGTTCATATCAAATCGAAAGCGACTGTTTTAGCGACTGGCGGCGCTGGGCGTATTTATGCGTCTACCACCAATGCTCACATCAACACCGGTGACGGCATCGGTATGGCCTTGCGTGCCGGTGTGCCAGTTCAGGATATAGAAATGTGGCAGTTTCACCCCACTGGTATTGCGGGTGCAGGTGTACTGGTAACCGAAGGTTGTCGTGGTGAAGGTGGCTATCTGGTGAATAAAGATGGCGAGCGTTTTATGGAGCGTTATGCACCAAACGCAAAAGATTTGGCGGGTCGCGATGTGGTAGCGCGTTCGATGACGCTGGAAATTATTGAAGGTCGTGGCTGTGGGCCCAATGGTGATCACGTTTACTTGAAGCTCGATCATTTGGGTGAAGAGGTGTTGGAAAGCCGTTTGCCGGGCATTTGTGAGCTGTCACGTACCTTTGCTCACGCTGATCCTGTTAAAGAGCCAGTGCCAGTAGTTCCTACTTGTCATTATATGATGGGTGGTATTCCCACTAATATTAATGGTCAGGCGCTAACGGTCGATGCGGAAGGCAACGATAAAGTCATTAACGGACTTTATGCTTGCGGCGAAGTGGCATGTGTTTCTGTTCATGGTGCCAACCGTTTGGGTGGTAACTCACTGTTGGATTTGGTGGTCTTTGGTCGTGCTTCCGGATTGCATATTGAGAAGTCATTACGTGCCGGTATTGAAATGAAAGATGCTACCGATGCAGAAATTGAAGCAGCCGCATCCCGTTTAACCGCGTTGAATAATACCACGGGTGGCGAAAGTGTTGCCGCGTTGCGCGCAGAGTTGCAAAACATTATGCAGAATCACTTTGGCGTATTCCGTCGAGGTGACTTTATGCAAGAAGGTATTAAGAAGCTTGCTGAGTTGCGCCCACGTATTGAAAATGCTTACCTTGAAGATAAAAGTAATGCATACAATACTGCACGCATCGAAGCGTTGGAATTGCACAACCTGTTTGAGGTTGCTGAAGCAACGGCCATTGCTGCTGAAGAGCGCAAAGAAAGTCGTGGTGCGCATGCCCGTGAAGATTTTGAAGATCGTGATGACGAGAATTGGTTATGCCATTCGATTTACTTTCCGGTCGATAAAAGCGTAGGCAAGCGTGCGGTTAACTTTAAGCCTAAAACGGTCGACACATTTCAGCCTAAAGTGCGTACCTATTAA
- the sdhD gene encoding succinate dehydrogenase, hydrophobic membrane anchor protein: MVTQVTNFGRSGLSDWVVQRVSGVILLAYTIVIAVVLLWCSPDYAAWKGLFDQTWMKVFSVAAILSVAAHAWIGLWCVSTDYLVKHVLTIKLGPAVGAKANVLRWAFQAASAIVLFTYVVWGIQILWG; this comes from the coding sequence ATGGTAACGCAAGTAACAAATTTTGGCCGTAGTGGTTTATCTGATTGGGTGGTACAGCGAGTTTCCGGTGTAATTTTGCTGGCATACACCATTGTTATTGCTGTGGTTTTATTGTGGTGTTCTCCAGACTATGCAGCTTGGAAGGGTTTGTTTGACCAAACCTGGATGAAGGTATTTAGTGTGGCGGCAATTCTGTCTGTAGCAGCCCATGCATGGATTGGTTTGTGGTGTGTTTCTACCGATTATCTGGTTAAGCATGTTTTGACAATTAAATTAGGGCCTGCTGTAGGTGCTAAAGCTAATGTGCTGCGTTGGGCTTTTCAAGCCGCCAGCGCGATTGTCCTTTTCACATATGTTGTCTGGGGCATCCAGATTCTGTGGGGTTAA
- the sdhC gene encoding succinate dehydrogenase, cytochrome b556 subunit, which translates to MTDKRPVNLDLGTIDLPLPALASITHRISGVILVAGAAILLWLLDESLASEEGFNAVMSLGDSVFFKLIVWGVLAALIYHSVAGVKHLIMDMGFGETLEGGISMAKMVFGISAVLIIMVGALIW; encoded by the coding sequence GTGACTGATAAACGACCTGTAAATCTAGATCTTGGCACTATTGATCTGCCATTACCTGCGCTTGCTTCTATTACTCACCGTATTTCCGGTGTGATTTTAGTTGCTGGTGCTGCCATTCTGCTTTGGCTCCTGGACGAATCCCTGGCTAGCGAAGAGGGCTTTAATGCCGTTATGTCGCTGGGAGATTCGGTTTTCTTCAAATTAATTGTGTGGGGTGTACTCGCTGCGTTGATCTATCACAGTGTGGCTGGCGTGAAACACTTGATCATGGACATGGGGTTTGGTGAGACACTTGAAGGCGGCATTTCCATGGCCAAGATGGTATTCGGCATTTCGGCTGTCTTAATTATTATGGTGGGGGCGCTGATATGGTAA
- the gltA gene encoding citrate synthase, with amino-acid sequence MSDKKATLTIPGKDAIDLPIYSGTIGPDVVDVGALTGQGMFTYDPGFVSTAACESKITYIDGGKGVLLHAGYPIKQLAEESDFLETCWLLWHGELPTAAEKEEFVNRITIHTMVHDQMNSFFKGFRRDAHPMAILCGVVGALSAFYHDSLDINNEKHRNISAIRLIAKMPTLAAMAFKYSTGQPFVYPRNDLNYAENFLNMMFSTPCEEYKISPTLSKAMDKIFILHADHEQNASTSTVRLAGSTGTNPFAAIAAGISALWGPSHGGANEAVLTMLEEIGDVSRIDEFVAKAKDKNDPFRLMGFGHRVYKNFDPRAKVMKETADEVLAELGLENDPLLAIAKRLEQIALEDEYFIEKKLYPNVDFYSGIILKAMGIPTSMFTVIFVLGRTPGWIAHWNEMISNPYKIGRPRQLYTGPTERNFVEISKR; translated from the coding sequence ATGTCCGACAAGAAAGCGACTCTGACCATACCCGGCAAAGACGCCATAGACCTCCCGATTTACTCCGGCACTATCGGCCCCGATGTGGTTGATGTAGGCGCACTCACCGGACAGGGCATGTTTACGTATGACCCAGGCTTTGTATCCACAGCGGCCTGCGAATCCAAAATTACTTATATTGATGGCGGCAAAGGCGTGCTACTTCACGCTGGCTACCCCATCAAGCAACTCGCTGAAGAATCCGACTTCCTGGAAACCTGCTGGCTACTCTGGCACGGCGAATTACCCACCGCTGCCGAAAAAGAAGAATTCGTTAATCGCATCACCATCCATACCATGGTGCATGATCAAATGAACTCTTTCTTCAAAGGCTTCCGTCGTGATGCCCACCCAATGGCCATTCTCTGTGGCGTGGTTGGCGCACTATCTGCCTTCTACCACGACTCACTGGATATCAATAACGAAAAACATCGCAACATTTCCGCGATTAGACTGATCGCAAAAATGCCGACACTAGCAGCCATGGCTTTCAAGTATTCGACTGGCCAGCCTTTTGTTTACCCCCGCAATGACCTTAACTACGCTGAAAACTTTCTCAACATGATGTTTTCTACCCCTTGCGAAGAATACAAAATTAGCCCAACCCTATCTAAAGCCATGGATAAAATCTTTATCCTGCACGCTGACCACGAGCAAAACGCCTCAACGTCGACAGTACGCTTGGCAGGTTCAACCGGCACTAATCCCTTCGCCGCTATTGCTGCCGGTATTTCTGCTCTATGGGGCCCTTCTCATGGCGGCGCCAACGAAGCGGTATTAACCATGCTGGAAGAAATTGGGGACGTTTCACGTATTGATGAATTCGTTGCCAAAGCCAAAGACAAAAATGACCCATTCCGCTTAATGGGTTTTGGCCACCGCGTTTACAAAAACTTTGACCCACGCGCCAAAGTAATGAAAGAAACCGCCGATGAAGTGTTGGCTGAACTCGGCCTGGAAAATGATCCACTATTAGCGATCGCCAAGCGCCTGGAACAAATTGCACTTGAAGATGAATACTTCATCGAGAAAAAACTCTACCCCAACGTAGACTTCTACTCCGGCATCATCCTCAAAGCCATGGGTATTCCAACCAGTATGTTTACAGTTATTTTCGTACTGGGTCGCACCCCTGGCTGGATTGCGCACTGGAATGAAATGATTAGTAACCCGTATAAGATTGGCCGTCCGCGTCAGCTGTATACTGGACCTACTGAGCGGAATTTTGTAGAAATTAGCAAGCGATAG
- a CDS encoding TonB-dependent receptor domain-containing protein yields the protein MLGGREDLTYNFGLTWLPSDGMQVDLGYYNTDLKRESQPVYIINGVREVAKFQATPFSDMNFNEVTLSTLSYDQGGPFSLSKGNTLWRGRIPLDPGQGAWVGSIDANGDPVLDWGYGAGQTAEDPRVLGQSDPRGFGFKAQTEIYSLGFAWDINDVWSAKYNYGYINHDGIQQGPADRDVLFGSNLVDLNNDGSDRADAYMQTNGVSSRPIIELFTESHEVRFEWAASEALQVNFGGFYSRVDDEQYDRTNYAPICTTPDRLLDQDQDPTEACYVPINELNYLSPLNQVEKVGIYDIFANVWSGNKGNWTHYDDKITSAFASIQYDITSDVTILVEGRYTKEDKSVERFSDDLAIRAGETASGFGSVTGLIEIDSSVCAPSDNDNPNCIPSEDQRNFYYFTPKVNIDWRITEDNFIYAYAANGLKAGGFNNTSVRRQSTFNAEENWTYEIGSKNTLLDGFLQLNAAVYLIDWTDLVGGQAPITDGGFQSPNANTAQANIGDVENYGMEIDGRFIINDSWEIDFGAAYTNPRYKDGVKYDAAKRYYHFECTEQHLKDDRNADGSSIGGNFNSYIDPGELCGNDDIGGNDLSKVSKQQYNWGVNYNTMVGDWDVSFRLDGNYQSRQWVDLLNQAYIPSRTIWNANLNVFSGPWEVTVWGKNIFDKEYVSGTFTLALFNKYIVSYGAPATFGTTIKYNF from the coding sequence ATGCTTGGTGGGCGTGAGGATCTAACCTACAACTTCGGTCTAACCTGGTTGCCATCAGATGGCATGCAAGTTGACTTGGGTTATTACAATACTGACCTTAAGCGGGAGAGCCAGCCGGTATATATTATTAATGGTGTTCGCGAAGTGGCAAAATTCCAGGCGACTCCCTTTAGTGATATGAACTTTAATGAAGTGACTCTTTCGACACTCTCTTATGATCAGGGTGGACCGTTTTCTTTGAGTAAGGGTAATACTTTGTGGAGGGGGCGTATTCCTCTGGATCCTGGTCAGGGGGCGTGGGTGGGCTCCATCGATGCTAATGGCGATCCAGTGTTAGATTGGGGTTACGGGGCCGGTCAAACGGCTGAAGATCCGCGTGTTTTGGGTCAGAGTGATCCAAGGGGCTTTGGTTTTAAGGCTCAAACTGAAATCTATTCCTTGGGCTTTGCCTGGGATATTAATGATGTATGGTCTGCAAAATATAACTATGGCTATATCAATCACGATGGTATTCAGCAGGGGCCAGCTGATAGGGATGTTTTATTTGGTTCGAACCTTGTTGACTTGAATAATGATGGTTCGGATCGAGCTGATGCTTATATGCAAACTAATGGCGTGAGTTCACGACCAATTATCGAGTTATTTACTGAGTCCCATGAAGTGCGTTTTGAGTGGGCGGCTAGTGAAGCTTTACAAGTTAATTTTGGTGGTTTTTATTCACGAGTTGATGATGAGCAATATGATCGCACCAACTATGCGCCTATTTGTACTACTCCGGATCGCTTGCTAGATCAGGATCAGGATCCGACTGAGGCTTGTTATGTGCCCATCAATGAGTTGAACTATTTATCTCCGTTAAATCAGGTTGAGAAGGTGGGTATTTATGACATCTTTGCTAATGTTTGGAGTGGTAACAAAGGAAATTGGACGCATTACGATGATAAAATAACGTCAGCTTTTGCTTCAATTCAATATGATATTACTTCGGATGTCACTATTTTGGTGGAAGGGCGTTATACCAAAGAAGATAAGTCGGTTGAGCGTTTTAGCGATGATCTGGCTATTCGCGCAGGTGAAACTGCTTCAGGTTTTGGCTCAGTTACTGGCTTGATTGAGATTGATTCATCGGTTTGTGCGCCTAGTGATAATGATAACCCTAACTGTATTCCTTCAGAGGATCAGCGTAATTTCTATTATTTTACCCCCAAGGTAAATATCGATTGGCGTATCACAGAAGATAATTTTATTTATGCTTATGCGGCTAACGGCTTGAAAGCCGGTGGTTTTAATAATACCTCTGTTCGCCGGCAATCTACTTTTAATGCTGAAGAAAACTGGACCTATGAAATTGGAAGTAAAAATACGCTATTAGATGGTTTTTTACAGTTGAATGCCGCGGTTTATCTTATTGATTGGACGGATCTTGTTGGTGGTCAGGCGCCAATTACAGATGGTGGTTTCCAGAGCCCAAATGCCAATACTGCTCAAGCAAATATTGGTGATGTTGAAAACTATGGTATGGAGATTGACGGCCGGTTTATTATTAATGATAGCTGGGAAATTGATTTTGGTGCCGCGTATACCAATCCTAGATATAAAGATGGTGTGAAGTATGATGCCGCAAAACGGTATTATCATTTTGAGTGTACTGAGCAACATCTTAAGGATGATAGAAATGCGGATGGGTCATCTATTGGTGGTAACTTTAACTCCTATATAGATCCTGGTGAGCTTTGTGGTAATGATGACATTGGTGGCAATGATCTTTCCAAGGTGTCTAAACAGCAATATAACTGGGGTGTAAACTACAATACGATGGTTGGCGATTGGGATGTTAGTTTTCGCTTGGATGGTAATTATCAGTCTCGTCAGTGGGTTGACTTGTTAAATCAAGCCTACATTCCATCTCGTACTATTTGGAATGCGAATCTGAATGTATTTTCAGGTCCTTGGGAAGTGACTGTTTGGGGTAAGAATATATTTGATAAAGAGTATGTCTCAGGAACTTTTACTCTGGCGTTATTTAATAAATATATTGTTAGCTATGGCGCTCCGGCAACTTTTGGTACAACAATAAAATATAACTTCTAA
- a CDS encoding TonB-dependent receptor, which produces MSNNKILSMGLVLSGFIAMPTYAQIEEVVVTARKSAESLQEVPLAITPFSAEQMERRDFVNLEDVAGGTVGLTYSGGSSSGYQESPTIRGLRQGFLQDRVQNVAVFLDGIYLSRQSMANMGMVDMERIEVVKGPQNSLYGRNAFAGAINYVTKKPQEELEAYFSTTLGEDGREDFKYSVTGPLAEGFYWGDSPSVVVNMMVILKMHTPMRQ; this is translated from the coding sequence ATGTCTAACAATAAAATTTTATCTATGGGTTTGGTTTTATCAGGATTCATAGCTATGCCAACCTATGCGCAAATTGAAGAGGTTGTCGTTACTGCCCGAAAATCGGCAGAATCACTGCAAGAAGTTCCTTTAGCAATCACCCCTTTTAGTGCGGAGCAGATGGAGCGTCGTGATTTTGTCAATCTCGAAGATGTTGCTGGTGGCACCGTTGGCTTAACCTACAGTGGTGGATCTAGTTCTGGTTATCAGGAGAGTCCAACTATTCGTGGCTTACGTCAGGGTTTTTTGCAGGATCGGGTTCAAAACGTCGCGGTGTTTCTTGATGGTATTTATTTATCACGTCAAAGCATGGCGAACATGGGCATGGTTGATATGGAGCGTATCGAGGTTGTAAAGGGGCCGCAAAACTCTCTTTATGGCCGAAATGCATTTGCTGGCGCGATTAACTATGTCACTAAAAAACCGCAAGAAGAGCTTGAGGCGTATTTTTCGACAACACTGGGTGAGGACGGCAGGGAAGATTTTAAGTACTCAGTAACCGGCCCATTGGCTGAGGGGTTTTACTGGGGCGATTCACCATCGGTAGTAGTGAATATGATGGTCATACTAAAAATGCACACCCCAATGCGACAATAG
- a CDS encoding helix-turn-helix domain-containing protein yields the protein MLEFKPFLNPAITVKQLALDLGTSPRYLSEIINDHYGISFSEYINRARVKEAKRLMSLAEFSNQSLLDIALDSGFNSKSSFNLMFKRYSSVTPSEYRKAVKKAVHPS from the coding sequence GTGCTCGAGTTCAAGCCATTTCTTAACCCTGCAATAACAGTAAAGCAGCTGGCTCTTGATTTGGGTACCTCACCAAGATACTTGTCAGAAATTATTAACGATCATTATGGTATTAGTTTTTCAGAATATATTAATCGTGCAAGAGTTAAAGAAGCTAAACGTTTGATGTCGCTTGCCGAGTTTAGTAACCAGTCGCTATTAGATATTGCTCTTGATTCGGGTTTTAATTCAAAGTCGTCGTTTAATTTGATGTTTAAGAGATATTCCTCTGTTACGCCTTCGGAATATAGGAAGGCAGTTAAAAAAGCAGTCCATCCATCGTAA